In Treponema sp. OMZ 798, the following proteins share a genomic window:
- a CDS encoding type II toxin-antitoxin system HicB family antitoxin: MKYTYPVIFENDDGKIGVRVPDISGCFTFGDTVTEAIEMAEDAIAMMLVHYEDNNQAIPKASNISDVKIKDGFVNYVIADTDKWRRQFSEKSVKKTVTLPAWLNYKAENANLNFSQELQNALKAKLQIVIWP, encoded by the coding sequence ATGAAATATACATATCCTGTTATTTTTGAAAATGATGATGGAAAAATAGGGGTTAGAGTTCCCGATATTTCCGGCTGCTTTACATTCGGAGACACAGTAACTGAAGCTATAGAAATGGCGGAAGATGCCATAGCTATGATGCTTGTCCATTATGAAGATAACAATCAAGCAATACCAAAAGCCAGTAATATATCGGATGTAAAAATAAAAGACGGATTTGTAAACTATGTTATAGCTGACACGGATAAATGGCGCAGACAATTCTCCGAAAAGTCGGTAAAAAAAACGGTTACACTTCCTGCATGGTTAAATTACAAGGCCGAAAATGCCAATCTTAATTTCTCTCAAGAATTGCAAAATGCTCTTAAAGCAAAATTGCAGATTGTGATTTGGCCGTAG
- a CDS encoding type II toxin-antitoxin system HicA family toxin, producing MTSNEIIKLLKKAGYEIITGAKHDKAIHKESGKMIAIPRHKGDIPKGTAHNILKEAGIK from the coding sequence ATGACATCCAATGAAATTATAAAGCTCTTAAAAAAGGCCGGTTATGAAATAATAACCGGAGCAAAACATGATAAAGCAATTCACAAAGAAAGCGGAAAGATGATAGCAATACCGCGTCATAAAGGTGATATTCCAAAAGGAACTGCACATAATATTTTGAAAGAAGCCGGTATTAAATAG
- a CDS encoding PqqD family peptide modification chaperone → MLETKKVSSPKGEKAMYYRQKFDTFIRNYEGAGYITNTGNFLDRVVNGSGTVFLTALSRKPQTLEELVQKIAASFIDVSPQDIIEDAKTFYDELFEDGFLTRGSTIEELDLNDKRFSYSVLEPKTIKKDFTPIIQRAKESTQDYLERHFKGKPQLSSFQIELTSKCNERCVHCYIPHEFKLTNIKPELYYSVLKQLQEMNALSVTLSGGEPMCHPKFKEFLQAAKDYDFSVNVLSNLTLVDDEIINIMKNSRLSSVQVSLYSMNPAHHDEITQLKGSFEKTKNAILRLIENDIPLQISCPTMKQNKDDYGEVMRWAHEHKVRAVTDYIMMARYDHTTGNLDNRLHLCEVEKIIRDILADDIDYQTELLKPDFDQRIKALTNDPDGIVCGVGISSACMIANGNVYPCAGWQDYICGNLYEKSLKDIWYNSEKMNFLRNIRNKDFPECGSCEDKPFCGMCMVRNANENPEGDPFKINKHFCKVAALNKNIVYDWRKKHGVSQ, encoded by the coding sequence TTGCTCGAAACGAAAAAAGTCTCCTCCCCTAAAGGAGAAAAAGCAATGTATTACCGTCAAAAATTCGACACCTTTATCCGTAACTATGAAGGAGCGGGCTATATTACTAATACGGGAAACTTTTTAGACCGAGTTGTAAACGGGAGCGGTACCGTTTTTTTGACAGCTCTTTCCCGCAAACCTCAAACTCTGGAAGAACTTGTTCAAAAAATAGCAGCCTCATTTATCGATGTAAGCCCTCAAGACATTATAGAAGATGCAAAAACTTTTTATGATGAACTTTTTGAAGACGGCTTTTTAACAAGAGGCAGCACTATTGAAGAGCTTGACTTAAACGATAAACGCTTTTCATACTCGGTACTGGAACCTAAAACAATCAAAAAAGATTTTACTCCTATTATTCAAAGAGCTAAGGAAAGTACACAAGATTATTTGGAACGGCATTTTAAGGGGAAACCTCAGCTTTCAAGTTTTCAAATAGAATTAACCAGCAAGTGTAATGAACGGTGCGTGCACTGCTACATTCCGCACGAGTTTAAACTAACCAATATAAAACCGGAACTTTATTACAGTGTACTAAAACAACTTCAAGAAATGAATGCCTTGAGCGTAACCCTTTCAGGCGGAGAGCCCATGTGCCATCCCAAATTTAAAGAATTTTTGCAGGCAGCAAAGGACTATGATTTCTCGGTAAATGTTCTTTCAAACCTAACCCTTGTCGATGACGAAATTATTAACATAATGAAAAACTCCCGCCTTTCAAGTGTGCAAGTTTCTCTTTATAGTATGAATCCCGCCCACCATGATGAAATTACGCAGCTTAAAGGTTCTTTTGAAAAAACAAAAAATGCTATTTTAAGACTCATCGAAAACGATATTCCCTTACAGATAAGCTGCCCCACAATGAAGCAAAATAAAGACGACTATGGTGAAGTTATGCGTTGGGCTCATGAACACAAGGTTCGTGCAGTTACCGATTATATTATGATGGCTCGGTATGACCATACCACAGGCAACCTTGATAACCGCTTACACTTATGTGAGGTTGAAAAAATTATCCGCGATATTTTGGCTGATGACATTGACTATCAGACTGAATTATTAAAACCCGATTTTGACCAAAGAATAAAGGCCCTGACAAACGATCCTGACGGAATTGTATGCGGTGTAGGTATTTCCTCCGCCTGTATGATAGCAAACGGAAATGTTTATCCTTGTGCAGGTTGGCAGGATTATATTTGCGGTAACCTTTACGAAAAATCCTTAAAAGATATTTGGTACAATTCTGAAAAAATGAATTTTTTGCGTAATATCCGAAACAAGGATTTTCCCGAATGCGGCTCTTGTGAGGATAAACCTTTTTGCGGTATGTGCATGGTACGCAATGCAAACGAAAACCCTGAAGGTGATCCTTTTAAAATAAACAAGCACTTTTGTAAGGTTGCAGCTTTAAATAAAAATATTGTTTACGATTGGAGAAAAAAACACGGTGTCTCGCAATAA